A genome region from Tolypothrix sp. PCC 7712 includes the following:
- a CDS encoding methylmalonic aciduria and homocystinuria type D protein — protein sequence MNYPPVYSSKQNCPIHLVGKTGQAVQISIHSPSRYICANCERILPDWKQQSTLWVVIVLQQSQYQLQESTPVIEEEKERLREKFMRFGFDLAFNLRDRSYFTDLIDPRTGYPLLSHPGIVPHDDTAVVKALLNYPVIKNKCCVLVHPEWGTAVYPSILISEAPPIMIEWVTKSIAPMHGWQEIS from the coding sequence GTGAACTACCCTCCAGTTTACAGTTCAAAACAAAACTGTCCCATTCATTTGGTTGGCAAAACGGGACAAGCAGTTCAGATTTCAATTCATTCTCCTAGTCGGTATATCTGTGCCAACTGCGAACGGATATTACCAGATTGGAAGCAACAGTCAACTTTATGGGTAGTGATTGTTTTACAACAATCACAGTATCAATTACAGGAAAGTACACCTGTCATAGAGGAAGAGAAAGAACGCTTACGAGAAAAGTTTATGCGGTTTGGTTTTGATTTAGCTTTTAATCTACGCGATCGCAGCTATTTTACAGACCTCATAGATCCTCGTACAGGCTATCCGCTACTTTCTCATCCTGGAATTGTTCCTCATGACGACACAGCAGTTGTCAAAGCTTTGCTAAATTACCCAGTCATCAAAAACAAATGCTGTGTACTAGTACATCCAGAATGGGGGACAGCAGTCTATCCCAGCATCTTGATTTCCGAAGCTCCGCCAATCATGATTGAATGGGTGACTAAAAGCATAGCGCCCATGCATGGATGGCAAGAAATCAGCTAG
- a CDS encoding sensor histidine kinase: MYEWILPSLKEILAENQSPLTECSSAKAEWQWRISLAATEHLLINSLASAAPDKTQGLVLAAPAPLFSQASLTQSLQTLTFTAQPFNPLALMPFEMPIPLEKVEDAASHKSVLRLLPADPLGTEQFCLVFTDKFRLVLVLAEQKNGQKTFLFSFEPEVVQQAWLAVGARVMLTNPDFYADLDALVQKYAVVPPDYRTVMQFSQFLLQEFAEPEQYKENIPTSPPTPTPASSPTRPDVELLQAFAHEVRTPLTTIRTMTRLLLKRRDLPANVISRLEVIDHECTEQIDRMELLFKAAELETSNSVKSNHTQLTPMSLDQVLQQSIPRWEQAATRRNLTLDVVLPQQLPTVVSNPTMLDRVLTNLIENFTRSLPAGSHIQVQVIPAGDQLKLQLSPQFQCQDTTKAPTPTTPPIRKALGQLLMFQPETGTISLNIAATKHLFQAIGGKLIVRQRPHYGEVMTIFLPLEVSTKQW, translated from the coding sequence GTGTACGAATGGATATTGCCAAGTCTGAAGGAAATCTTAGCTGAGAATCAGTCACCTCTGACTGAGTGTTCATCAGCCAAAGCAGAATGGCAGTGGCGTATCAGCTTGGCAGCAACAGAACATCTGCTGATCAATTCTTTAGCGTCTGCTGCACCTGATAAAACCCAAGGATTAGTTTTAGCTGCACCAGCACCCCTGTTTAGCCAAGCATCACTCACTCAAAGCTTACAAACTCTAACTTTTACAGCCCAGCCATTTAATCCTTTGGCGTTGATGCCATTTGAAATGCCGATCCCCCTAGAAAAGGTAGAGGACGCTGCTTCCCATAAATCAGTATTACGCTTATTGCCTGCCGATCCTCTAGGGACAGAACAATTCTGCTTAGTTTTTACAGATAAATTTAGATTAGTACTAGTGTTGGCTGAACAAAAGAACGGCCAAAAAACATTTTTATTTTCCTTTGAACCAGAGGTAGTACAGCAAGCTTGGCTAGCTGTGGGTGCGAGGGTAATGCTAACTAACCCTGATTTTTACGCCGATTTGGATGCATTAGTACAAAAGTATGCTGTCGTGCCTCCAGATTACCGTACTGTCATGCAGTTTAGTCAGTTTTTACTGCAAGAATTCGCAGAACCAGAACAATATAAAGAGAATATTCCGACTTCACCACCAACACCCACCCCCGCCTCTTCGCCTACTCGTCCGGATGTAGAATTACTGCAAGCATTTGCTCATGAAGTTCGCACTCCTTTAACCACTATTCGCACCATGACTCGCTTACTATTAAAGCGGCGAGACTTACCGGCGAATGTCATCAGTCGCTTAGAAGTGATTGATCATGAGTGTACTGAGCAAATTGACAGGATGGAATTGCTGTTTAAAGCCGCAGAACTAGAGACATCTAACTCGGTGAAATCTAACCACACTCAACTAACACCGATGTCTCTCGATCAAGTTTTGCAGCAGAGTATTCCCCGTTGGGAACAAGCTGCAACTCGACGCAACTTAACTTTAGATGTGGTGTTACCCCAACAATTACCAACGGTAGTTAGTAACCCAACAATGTTAGACAGGGTACTAACTAACTTGATTGAGAATTTTACTCGCAGCTTACCTGCTGGTAGTCATATTCAAGTGCAAGTGATTCCTGCTGGTGATCAACTGAAGTTACAATTGTCGCCGCAATTTCAGTGCCAAGATACTACTAAAGCGCCGACACCGACAACGCCACCTATTCGCAAAGCCTTGGGTCAATTGCTGATGTTCCAACCGGAAACCGGTACAATTAGTCTCAATATTGCGGCAACCAAACATTTGTTTCAAGCCATTGGTGGCAAACTCATAGTGCGTCAGCGTCCGCACTATGGGGAAGTGATGACTATTTTCTTACCTTTGGAAGTTAGCACTAAGCAATGGTAA
- a CDS encoding phosphate-starvation-inducible PsiE family protein, producing MPKRLIIELNNWLQRDRIVRNLEIFQDFIIISLCLGLFCVMLIRLTEMFTSFLRPLDLREVTSDILFILILVELFRLLIDYLQAQRISVGAAVEITIVSALREVILRGVLEIPRDQLLGISIFLVVLAGILVALPWMTRFFEHDKTTNPDIAETITQLLTEKPEL from the coding sequence ATGCCAAAACGCCTGATAATAGAGTTAAATAATTGGTTACAACGAGATAGAATTGTACGGAATTTAGAAATATTTCAAGACTTTATTATTATCTCACTCTGTCTAGGCTTATTTTGTGTAATGCTGATTCGTCTGACAGAAATGTTTACTTCCTTTTTACGTCCATTAGATTTACGGGAAGTAACATCTGATATTTTGTTTATTTTAATTCTAGTAGAGTTATTCCGCTTGTTAATCGATTACCTACAAGCACAACGCATATCTGTAGGCGCAGCAGTAGAAATTACTATTGTTTCAGCTTTGCGAGAGGTAATTTTACGTGGTGTGCTAGAAATACCCCGCGATCAACTACTAGGTATTTCTATATTTTTAGTAGTTTTAGCAGGGATTTTAGTAGCTTTACCTTGGATGACTCGCTTTTTTGAACATGACAAAACTACTAATCCTGACATTGCTGAAACAATCACGCAGTTATTGACTGAAAAACCTGAGTTGTAA
- a CDS encoding O-antigen ligase family protein, with protein sequence MKPQNFPEKLVWYSLVGTYGLYLLGANYIAMSIVIWVLAFYLFKKLWQQNYNTPNNEKIIITPTIWVWIISMLVMEVSLIAAHIDFDLGIGKIVTSSINWARTWAYLALFPLIGCLKIRPQLIYRAICIICLQSLIFIPLCYIASQLHLPNILYNSPLHLIGGNSSLMYNVALYGFEEETNQIRLQLFTPWAPALGLTGCIYFFLANQESDRKWRFIGIIGSIAMILSSFSRLSMLCLAIVPCFSWLIGNFIKPKVQILSGIICFVAGIFATKLINFIQDFKEQFSKVRASSSRIREILGRVALERWNEAPIWGHGFVDPKGPAIATFMPIGSHHTWFGILFEKGLVGAFSLLFPFLWSLIDLIHKYHKIHTAKVSLSILLVLFFFTFGENIETLAYLYWPGLLIMGMAFKEKI encoded by the coding sequence ATGAAACCTCAAAACTTCCCGGAAAAATTAGTTTGGTACTCACTTGTAGGAACTTATGGTTTGTACCTTTTGGGAGCAAATTATATTGCTATGTCTATAGTTATCTGGGTATTAGCTTTTTATCTATTTAAAAAACTTTGGCAGCAAAATTATAATACACCTAATAATGAAAAAATCATCATTACCCCTACTATCTGGGTATGGATTATTTCCATGTTAGTTATGGAAGTAAGTTTAATTGCCGCTCATATAGATTTTGATTTAGGAATAGGTAAAATTGTCACTTCATCAATCAATTGGGCTAGAACATGGGCTTATCTGGCATTATTTCCTTTGATTGGATGCTTAAAAATTCGTCCTCAATTAATTTATAGAGCCATTTGTATTATTTGCTTACAAAGCTTAATATTTATACCCCTCTGCTATATAGCTTCTCAATTACATTTACCGAATATCTTGTATAATTCCCCTTTACATTTAATAGGAGGTAATAGTAGTTTAATGTATAATGTGGCCCTGTATGGATTTGAAGAAGAAACCAATCAAATCCGTCTACAATTATTTACACCTTGGGCACCTGCTTTAGGCTTAACAGGCTGTATTTATTTTTTCTTAGCTAATCAGGAATCTGATAGAAAATGGCGCTTTATTGGTATTATTGGTTCTATAGCAATGATATTAAGTTCATTTTCTAGATTGTCAATGCTATGCCTTGCCATAGTTCCATGTTTTTCCTGGCTAATAGGAAACTTTATTAAACCTAAAGTACAAATTTTATCTGGTATTATATGTTTTGTTGCAGGTATCTTTGCCACTAAGCTAATCAATTTTATTCAGGATTTTAAAGAACAGTTTTCTAAGGTAAGAGCTAGTTCATCAAGAATTAGAGAAATTTTAGGACGCGTAGCTCTAGAACGCTGGAATGAAGCACCTATTTGGGGTCATGGGTTTGTTGACCCTAAGGGGCCTGCAATTGCCACTTTTATGCCTATAGGTAGTCACCATACATGGTTCGGTATCCTATTTGAAAAAGGATTAGTAGGCGCATTTTCATTATTATTTCCTTTTTTATGGAGCTTGATAGATTTAATCCATAAATATCATAAAATTCATACTGCTAAAGTAAGTCTTAGTATACTTTTAGTTTTGTTCTTCTTTACCTTTGGAGAAAATATAGAAACTTTAGCCTATCTTTATTGGCCAGGTTTGTTAATCATGGGTATGGCATTTAAAGAAAAGATTTAA
- a CDS encoding BON domain-containing protein has translation MKKLIPLLVSSILVIGSFGCQDATKNASETPTTNEASKTTAKEASANTKTTAKEAAANTKTTAKSTTETSKTPTKEAAANTKTTATETATKSLILSKLTEKIPGSKLVVEDKDGVVTVTGTVPTTADLKKIEPLVKEQKGVKSVKVEAKAAKAQ, from the coding sequence ATGAAAAAGCTCATACCCTTGTTAGTCAGCAGTATTCTGGTAATTGGTAGTTTTGGTTGTCAAGATGCAACCAAAAATGCATCAGAAACTCCCACCACCAATGAAGCCAGCAAAACTACAGCCAAAGAAGCATCCGCCAACACTAAAACTACAGCCAAAGAAGCAGCTGCAAATACTAAAACTACTGCTAAATCTACTACCGAAACTAGCAAAACTCCAACCAAAGAAGCAGCTGCAAATACCAAAACTACTGCTACTGAAACTGCTACTAAAAGTTTAATTCTCAGCAAGTTAACCGAAAAAATTCCTGGTAGCAAGTTAGTAGTTGAAGACAAAGACGGCGTTGTTACAGTCACAGGGACAGTTCCCACCACGGCTGATCTCAAGAAGATTGAGCCATTAGTCAAAGAACAAAAAGGTGTTAAAAGCGTAAAAGTAGAAGCAAAAGCTGCAAAAGCTCAGTAA
- a CDS encoding phenylacetate--CoA ligase family protein: MHKSQKAITAFQDFLSTPLETLLQQHLATSAQATALALFQDVAANVPAYKAFLAAENIDAATIQSLADFQKLPAIAKENYIQRYPLTDLCRHGQLSECDMIAASSGSTGNPTFWPRFFTDELQIATRFEQIFHDSFSADTKRTLAVVCFTLGTWVGGMFTTNCCRYLASKGYPVTMITPGNNKDEILRVVQELGLGFEQVVLLGYPPFLKDVIDTGIARGVQWQQYHIKLVMAGEVFSEEWRSLVGERIGSQNPCYDFASLYGTADAGVLGNETPLSICIRRFLAQHPDAAKALFGESRLPTLVQYDPISRFFEVENGTLLFSGDNGIPLVRYNILDTGGIISYDAMLQFLAEWGFDPLQDESLATDIQLARGIHPLPFVYVFGRSNFTVSYFGANIYPENVTVGLERSPIPQWVTGKFVLQVKEDADQNRLLSVVVELAPGVEASEEKRNAIANSILSELLRLNSEFANYVPKEYQMPQVALAPTGDPEYFPIGVKHRYTRK, translated from the coding sequence ATGCACAAATCCCAAAAAGCAATCACAGCCTTTCAAGATTTTTTATCTACTCCCCTAGAAACACTATTACAACAACATCTTGCAACTTCCGCACAAGCAACAGCTTTAGCTTTATTTCAAGATGTAGCTGCTAATGTACCAGCATACAAAGCTTTTCTAGCAGCAGAAAACATTGATGCGGCAACTATCCAGAGTTTAGCGGATTTCCAAAAATTGCCTGCGATCGCCAAGGAAAATTACATTCAGCGTTATCCTTTAACTGATTTGTGTCGTCATGGACAGTTGTCGGAATGTGACATGATTGCTGCGTCTTCTGGTTCCACTGGTAACCCGACGTTTTGGCCCCGCTTCTTCACCGATGAATTGCAAATCGCCACCCGCTTTGAGCAAATTTTTCACGATAGTTTTTCTGCAGATACCAAACGTACCTTAGCGGTGGTTTGCTTTACTTTGGGTACATGGGTAGGGGGAATGTTCACAACAAATTGCTGTCGTTATCTCGCTAGCAAAGGTTACCCTGTGACGATGATTACTCCTGGTAATAATAAAGATGAAATCTTGCGGGTTGTACAGGAGCTTGGGTTAGGATTTGAGCAAGTGGTTTTGTTAGGATATCCACCATTTTTAAAAGATGTGATTGATACAGGCATTGCCCGTGGCGTACAGTGGCAGCAATATCATATTAAGTTAGTGATGGCGGGAGAAGTATTTAGTGAAGAATGGCGCAGTTTGGTTGGGGAACGCATAGGTTCACAAAATCCCTGTTACGATTTCGCATCGCTTTATGGAACTGCTGATGCAGGTGTATTAGGAAATGAAACGCCTTTGAGTATCTGCATTCGTCGTTTTTTAGCACAACATCCCGATGCAGCCAAAGCATTATTTGGGGAATCTCGCTTACCAACGCTAGTACAGTATGATCCCATCAGTCGATTTTTTGAAGTTGAGAATGGCACATTGCTATTTTCTGGAGACAATGGCATTCCTTTAGTGCGTTATAACATCTTAGATACAGGCGGCATCATTAGTTATGATGCCATGCTACAGTTCTTGGCAGAGTGGGGATTCGACCCATTGCAAGATGAAAGCCTAGCTACCGACATTCAGCTAGCCAGAGGAATTCACCCCTTACCTTTTGTTTATGTTTTCGGACGCTCTAATTTTACAGTTTCTTACTTTGGTGCCAATATCTATCCGGAAAATGTCACAGTTGGTTTAGAGCGATCGCCAATTCCCCAATGGGTCACAGGTAAATTTGTATTGCAGGTCAAAGAAGACGCAGACCAGAACCGCTTATTATCTGTGGTGGTAGAGTTAGCACCGGGAGTCGAGGCTAGCGAGGAAAAAAGAAATGCGATCGCAAACTCAATTCTCTCTGAACTTCTCCGCCTCAACAGCGAGTTTGCTAACTACGTTCCCAAAGAATATCAAATGCCACAGGTTGCATTAGCCCCTACTGGCGATCCAGAATATTTCCCCATAGGCGTAAAACATCGTTATACCCGCAAGTAA
- a CDS encoding DICT sensory domain-containing protein — MNDFLAQDLSVYHLVAGVQAPPQALPLSPAALLSLVRSQIDLLIEQKIAATLWVKLPPGKIWYSELERYQSAVDVSVVIYNCQMEERRKGEERRNRSLSPALNNQVIKLLPNRQLQREYFFIILSPQFCSLILAYRPLKRRRNPILKKVNANKATPLLAINTVEGRVVQQVLDGIRKASTAESSPIVPTDFLCPSMPESTLMNQLLVKQIQRQDEINLQQIKKRTTKLQQQNQKLYNRGKAKDDYLSNVCQELRTPLTHMKTALSLLNSPTLKPPQRQRYLQMLNSQCDRQNSLINGLVDLVNLERNLQDTTLEAVSLADIVPGIVSTYQPVAQEKGIMLAYTVPTELPYVWCVAGGLRLIVINLLHNSIKFTPSGGQVWVRSRVQGNFVQLEFRDTGIGIAETEISKIFDSFYRVRSGTIDESSGPGLGLTVVQQLIWRCGGSIAVRSKPAEGSTFTVSLARVQDQPVI; from the coding sequence ATGAATGATTTTCTGGCTCAGGATCTGTCTGTTTATCATTTGGTTGCGGGAGTGCAAGCGCCTCCTCAAGCATTGCCTCTCAGTCCGGCGGCTCTGTTATCACTAGTTAGGTCACAAATTGACTTGCTGATTGAACAGAAAATTGCCGCGACTTTATGGGTAAAGCTACCACCTGGAAAAATTTGGTATTCAGAATTAGAGCGTTATCAATCTGCAGTTGATGTGTCTGTTGTGATTTATAACTGTCAGATGGAAGAGAGGCGGAAAGGGGAAGAGAGAAGGAATAGATCCCTGAGTCCAGCACTGAATAATCAAGTTATTAAGTTATTACCAAATAGGCAACTACAACGGGAATACTTTTTTATAATTTTGTCGCCACAGTTTTGTAGTTTAATTTTGGCTTATCGACCCCTTAAAAGACGCAGGAACCCAATATTAAAAAAGGTAAATGCCAATAAAGCTACACCTTTACTAGCGATCAATACTGTTGAAGGTAGAGTAGTTCAGCAAGTACTAGATGGCATTAGAAAAGCCAGCACAGCAGAATCATCGCCAATTGTGCCGACTGATTTTCTTTGCCCCAGTATGCCTGAATCTACACTCATGAATCAGCTTTTGGTCAAGCAAATTCAGCGACAAGATGAAATTAACCTACAACAAATTAAAAAGCGCACTACCAAGTTGCAACAGCAAAATCAAAAACTATATAACAGAGGAAAAGCCAAAGATGACTATTTGAGTAATGTGTGTCAAGAGTTGCGTACACCTCTTACCCACATGAAAACAGCGCTGTCATTGTTAAATTCTCCTACCCTCAAACCACCCCAACGGCAACGCTATTTACAAATGTTAAATAGCCAATGCGATCGCCAAAATTCTTTAATTAATGGTTTAGTAGATTTAGTCAATTTAGAGCGTAATTTGCAAGATACCACCTTAGAAGCGGTCAGTCTTGCAGATATTGTGCCTGGTATAGTCAGTACATACCAGCCCGTAGCTCAAGAAAAAGGCATCATGCTAGCCTATACAGTACCCACAGAACTGCCGTATGTGTGGTGTGTGGCTGGGGGATTGCGACTAATTGTGATTAATCTCTTACATAACAGTATTAAATTTACCCCGAGTGGCGGTCAAGTTTGGGTGCGATCGCGCGTGCAAGGCAATTTTGTACAATTAGAATTTCGCGACACAGGTATTGGCATAGCCGAAACCGAAATTTCCAAAATATTTGACAGCTTTTACCGCGTGCGTTCTGGGACAATAGATGAATCTAGCGGCCCAGGTTTGGGATTAACAGTTGTACAGCAGTTAATTTGGCGTTGCGGTGGCTCAATTGCCGTCAGAAGTAAACCAGCTGAAGGCTCAACGTTTACAGTTAGTTTAGCGCGTGTTCAAGATCAGCCAGTCATTTAA
- a CDS encoding GumC family protein, with the protein MTNWIEISTGYSGKLGKSTANKGRWQPYFFLGITTNLVFWLLAFCYLLFTSPTYTSKSAINLPGAGSNANVNLPGIGQASYENSSPYSYSSTQDPRENYKFIAGSEPVLKVASAQLNMSLEEFGKPRIKVLDNTTIMEVEFQGKSPEEAQNKSVAFYKALEARLNELRTQEALKKDLGIQTSLKSSQKKLQTAQKRLSDYKASSGLNSEEQLKELTTNIEELRRQKAEILAQQQQANTRLQQLSANLKLSAQQATQAFVLQSDQIFQHNLKDYSEASASLTVLESKFLPDHPQIIAEQDKRDMALKALLERGKYLLKEPVTLAFLNQLNLSSNNNGNTAQDSLFQQVVTVQADQKGLTSQAHAIERQITQLETRLKNLAQQESNLDALKRDMQVAEAVFSTTLTRLDIGKSNAFGSYPFMQIVNEPSLPDKPSYPKKEYVYIGATVGSILLTSGIFLLSLRARHQQK; encoded by the coding sequence ATGACTAATTGGATAGAAATCTCCACCGGATATTCTGGTAAATTAGGCAAATCAACAGCAAATAAGGGACGTTGGCAACCTTATTTTTTTTTAGGGATCACTACCAATTTAGTATTTTGGCTATTAGCTTTTTGTTATTTACTATTTACATCACCAACCTATACTAGTAAATCGGCTATCAATTTACCAGGAGCAGGTTCCAACGCCAATGTTAATTTACCAGGCATTGGACAAGCTTCTTATGAAAATTCATCTCCATACTCTTATAGTTCTACACAAGATCCGCGAGAAAATTATAAATTTATTGCTGGCAGTGAACCTGTACTTAAGGTTGCATCTGCTCAACTTAATATGTCTTTAGAAGAGTTTGGTAAACCGAGAATTAAAGTATTAGATAATACTACCATCATGGAAGTTGAGTTCCAAGGTAAAAGTCCAGAGGAAGCACAGAATAAATCTGTAGCTTTCTACAAAGCTTTAGAAGCAAGGCTTAATGAATTAAGAACTCAAGAAGCCCTAAAAAAAGACTTAGGTATTCAAACTTCACTCAAATCTTCACAAAAAAAATTACAAACTGCCCAGAAACGACTTTCGGATTATAAAGCTAGTTCAGGTTTAAACTCTGAAGAACAACTTAAGGAACTCACAACCAATATTGAAGAACTACGCAGACAAAAAGCTGAAATTTTGGCTCAACAACAGCAAGCTAACACTAGGTTGCAACAATTATCCGCTAATTTAAAACTATCTGCTCAACAAGCTACACAAGCTTTTGTTCTACAATCAGATCAGATATTTCAGCATAATTTAAAAGATTATAGCGAAGCTAGTGCTTCTTTAACTGTATTGGAATCAAAGTTTTTACCAGATCATCCTCAAATTATTGCAGAGCAAGACAAGCGAGACATGGCACTAAAAGCTCTGCTCGAAAGAGGCAAATATCTTTTAAAAGAACCAGTCACCCTGGCTTTTCTTAATCAATTAAACCTAAGTAGCAATAATAATGGTAATACTGCTCAGGATAGCTTGTTTCAACAAGTAGTAACAGTTCAAGCAGATCAAAAGGGACTAACATCTCAAGCTCACGCTATAGAAAGACAGATTACTCAGTTAGAAACTAGACTCAAAAATCTTGCACAGCAAGAATCCAACTTGGATGCATTAAAACGAGATATGCAAGTTGCAGAAGCAGTATTTTCCACTACATTAACTAGGCTTGATATCGGTAAGTCCAATGCTTTTGGTTCTTATCCCTTCATGCAAATTGTGAATGAACCAAGTTTACCTGATAAGCCTAGCTATCCTAAAAAAGAATACGTTTATATTGGTGCGACTGTTGGTTCAATTTTATTAACATCTGGAATATTTTTACTCTCACTGCGCGCTCGTCATCAGCAAAAATAA
- a CDS encoding glutaredoxin family protein yields the protein MRLILYTKPGCHLCEGLQEKLEKIQNISFELELRDITTRDDWFLAYQYEVPVLYFSESEATVDTEENLIEKPLPRPSPRASVQQLEQMLHKYLSN from the coding sequence ATGCGATTGATTTTATATACGAAACCGGGATGTCATTTATGCGAGGGTTTGCAGGAAAAGCTGGAAAAAATTCAAAATATTAGTTTTGAGTTAGAACTGCGGGATATTACGACTCGTGATGATTGGTTTTTAGCTTACCAGTATGAAGTTCCGGTTTTATATTTCTCTGAAAGTGAAGCCACAGTTGACACAGAGGAAAACTTAATAGAAAAACCTTTGCCACGCCCTTCTCCTCGTGCTAGTGTGCAGCAGTTGGAGCAGATGCTGCATAAGTATTTGTCCAATTAG
- a CDS encoding UDP-N-acetylmuramoyl-L-alanyl-D-glutamate--2,6-diaminopimelate ligase: MKLRELLAAIDSVEQLPNHPALEDAEVKGLKTNSHACGSGDLFIGMPGTRVDGGEFWQSAIALGAVGAIVSPQAVQKNPPTPEAFVVSASNMTKACAQLASAFYGYPGRKLKLVGVTGTNGKTTTTHLIEYFLSKENLPTALMGTLYTRWPGFAETAIHTTPFAVELQQQLAAAVDAGCEFGVMEVSSHALAQGRVLGCEFEVGVFSNLTQDHLDYHRDMEDYFAAKALLFSPDYLKGRAIINADDAYGQRLIASLGADKVWSYSVNHTNADLWMSDLNYEPNGVSGTLHTPKGNVAFRSPLVGQYNLENLLAAVGAVLHLGLELDFVAAAIPDFPGVPGRMERVQIAANQDISVIVDYAHTPDSLENLLKAARPFIPGKMICVFGCGGDRDRTKRPKMGKIAAELADVAVVTSDNPRTEDPEKILQDILAGIPATLNPTVIGDRATAIRTAILQAQPGDGVLLAGKGHEDYQILGTEKIHFDDREHAREALQARLKI, encoded by the coding sequence ATGAAACTGCGGGAATTACTAGCAGCAATAGACAGTGTAGAGCAATTGCCAAACCATCCGGCTTTGGAGGATGCGGAAGTCAAAGGCTTGAAAACAAATTCTCATGCTTGCGGTTCGGGAGATTTGTTTATTGGAATGCCAGGAACTAGGGTAGATGGTGGAGAATTTTGGCAAAGTGCGATCGCATTGGGTGCTGTAGGTGCAATTGTCTCTCCTCAAGCTGTGCAAAAAAATCCTCCCACACCAGAGGCTTTTGTCGTTAGTGCTAGTAACATGACGAAAGCTTGTGCTCAATTAGCCAGTGCTTTTTATGGTTACCCTGGGCGAAAACTCAAACTTGTGGGTGTGACTGGGACTAATGGTAAAACTACAACCACTCACCTGATTGAATATTTTTTAAGCAAGGAAAATTTACCCACAGCCTTGATGGGTACTCTTTACACTCGCTGGCCTGGTTTTGCAGAAACTGCTATTCACACTACGCCGTTTGCGGTGGAACTGCAACAGCAACTAGCAGCAGCAGTAGATGCTGGTTGTGAGTTTGGGGTGATGGAAGTCAGTTCCCATGCTTTAGCCCAAGGTCGAGTTTTGGGTTGTGAGTTTGAGGTGGGGGTATTTAGCAATCTCACCCAAGACCACTTAGATTATCACCGCGATATGGAAGATTATTTCGCGGCGAAGGCATTATTGTTTAGCCCAGATTATCTTAAAGGCAGGGCGATAATTAATGCTGATGATGCTTATGGTCAAAGATTAATCGCTTCTTTAGGTGCAGACAAAGTTTGGAGTTACAGCGTTAATCATACTAACGCTGATTTGTGGATGAGCGATTTAAATTACGAACCGAATGGTGTTAGCGGTACATTGCATACACCAAAAGGGAATGTAGCTTTTCGTTCACCTTTAGTGGGTCAATATAATTTAGAAAATTTGTTGGCAGCAGTAGGTGCAGTTTTACATTTGGGTTTAGAGTTAGACTTTGTTGCAGCTGCAATTCCTGATTTTCCTGGCGTTCCCGGACGGATGGAAAGAGTGCAGATTGCTGCTAATCAAGACATTAGCGTGATTGTCGATTATGCCCATACACCAGATAGTTTAGAGAATTTACTTAAAGCGGCGCGTCCGTTTATTCCCGGTAAAATGATTTGCGTATTTGGTTGTGGTGGCGATCGCGATCGCACTAAGCGTCCGAAAATGGGAAAAATTGCCGCTGAATTAGCAGATGTAGCTGTAGTGACATCTGATAATCCCCGCACCGAAGACCCAGAAAAGATTTTACAAGATATTCTGGCAGGAATTCCCGCAACTTTAAATCCTACAGTCATAGGCGATCGCGCTACCGCCATTCGTACGGCGATTTTACAAGCGCAGCCAGGCGATGGTGTCTTACTTGCAGGTAAAGGTCACGAAGATTACCAAATTCTCGGGACAGAAAAAATCCACTTTGATGACCGCGAACACGCACGCGAAGCTTTACAAGCAAGACTGAAGATATAA